The window TCGAATGATTTGCTGATTATTACTGGGGCTTTGGTCGGCAGTAGCGGCATGATTTTGAGTTACATCATGTGTCGGGCAATGAATCGCTCGTTTGCCAGTGTTTTGCTAGGTGGGTTTGGGGCTACCAGTTCCTCAAGTAGTAAGGCTGCTCAAGGGGAAGCAACTGCTACGTCTGTTGAAGACACTGTCGAACTGCTCAATGCGGCTGAAAGTGTCATTATTGTGCCGGGCTACGGGATGGCAGTGGCCCAAGCCCAGCATGCGGTGGCAGAAATCACGCAAATTATGCGCGATCGCGGCACCCAAGTTCGCTTCGGTATTCACCCTGTTGCCGGGCGGCTGCCAGGGCATATGAATGTGCTGTTGGCTGAGGCGAATGTGCCCTATGACATTGTGCTGGAGATGGATGAACTCAATGATGATTTCCCTGCGACCGATGTGGTGCTTGTGATTGGTGCCAACGATACCGTCAACCCCAGCGCCTTAGAAGACCCAGAGAGTGCGATCGCGGGCATGCCTGTTCTAGAAGTCTGGAAAGCACAAACTGTGGTTGTCCTTAAGCGTAGTCTGTCTGCAGGGTATGCAGGGGTGGCGAACCCCCTGTTCTATAAAGAGAACACTCAGATGTTGTTCGGTGATGCTCGCGCTAATGTGAATGCGATTTTGAGTCAACTGATGCCAACAACAGCTGCAACGCCAGAAAAAGCATTGGCTTCAGCTCGATAAAGCTACGTCCCCTAGGGGCGGGCTGTCAGCCACAACTGTGAACTCGCAACTGTGGTTCACAAGTGTAAACGCCTAAGCTTGAAACCTCCCACCACCTAAGCAATTGGGAGCTAAGGATCAACTTGGGGAGTTCATCCCCGATGGCCCCAGAAAGACAAATGCTGTCTTTCTGGGGCTTTGTCTATAGCGGTTTTTTACGAGCCTCCTACGGAGTTGAACGCAAAGACCGCAAATCGCAAAGACCGCAAATATGGCTGACGTAACTGGACACGACTATATCGCCCTATTCAGTTCAAGCCAGTACGTTTTGGTGAAGGCAGGGTCTAGGGTTTGGGGTCTAGGGTGTACTTGATCCAAATGCACACCGCTATATTTGTGAGTATTCTGTGTTTGAAGTTAAGAATGCCTTGCAAGCCTCTAGGGGGAATCCGATAGACTAAGGCTAAGGCAACACAAATGTACTTTAGTTCTGAGCTCACACAGAATCGCGATGGCAGTCTCTACTTTAGTCATGCCGCGGGCAACCTCTGCATCTCCGACACTGGCCCCCGAAAAGACTGGTCAAGTTACGCGCAAACCCTATCCGAACTACAAAATTATTGTGTTGAATGATGATTTCAACACGTTTCAGCATGTGGCAGAATGCCTCATGAAATATGTGCCAAGCATGTCTAGCGATCGCGCTTGGAAGCTGACCAACCAGATTCATAATGAAGGACAAGCGACCGTTTGGGTGGGGCCATTAGAGCAGGCTGAGCTATACCATAGCCAACTTAGCCGAGCTGGGTTAACCATGGCCCCTTTAGAGCAGGCCTGATGGAACAATAACCACTGGCTTCCTTGTGGCTTCTCTCCTACGGTGATTACTGGCGTTGCTTAATATCGGTTGATTCTCTGGCAATTCCCCTGTGAGCGAGACGCTCACACTGTTTTCGGGTTAGGGCATTCAGATCCGTGCGAGCATCTTGCTCGCGCTTGAACTCATCCCCCAAATCAACAATGTCCGATTCCAGTTTTTTCCCTTAATTTGCATTCTAGGGGGCTGAGAATGCCAATTTCCCTCATAATTGGTGCAGGAAGGTACAGAGAAGCCTTCTTAAACTGATTGGTTAATGATGGATATGTACGGCAGCCCTAAATCAGGGGGGGGATCATCTTGGGCAAGCCAAGTCAGGGACGGCTGGTTTGGAATCATTCAACCCATCTCCCTGGGTTAATTTCTGTGTTGGAAACATTACTCGTGCAGGAGAGCCAGATCCGAACGGTTACACCAGGCCGTCTCTCTGCTGTTCGCAGCCATGCGCCTCAGCTCAGGGTGAAGGTGTCTGTCTCTATTCGAGGGGGCTATAAGTTGATTGCCCGTAAGGGAAAATCAGCCCAGGAAGTTTTTGTGTTGACAACACTAGAGCACGCGCAGCTAGAGAATGCCCTCGAACAGGCAATCAAATCGAGGCGGCATTTGTGACGTTGGATTCAGGTTGGTATCAGGAAGGTAAGGCAAGGTTTTACGTTGAAGGAGCCTTTTATCGACCTCACAGTCGGGTCGGCAGGGATTTGGCGGTATTAGCGGCAGCTGTCTATCGTCGGCAGCGAGGTGAGCTGCGGGTGTTAGATGCCATGACGGGATGCGGAGTACGCCCGTTACGGTATCAGTTAGAGGCAGGGGCCGATTGGGTTTGGGCAAATGAGGGCAATCCTGAGCTCAAAGATTTGCTGATGATAAATTTGGCTGCAGGGATGCGATCGCGCTCTTACCGCATTACCCACCAGGATGCAAACCAACTCTTTTTTACCTGTTATCA is drawn from Leptolyngbya sp. SIO1E4 and contains these coding sequences:
- a CDS encoding metal-binding protein; protein product: MGKPSQGRLVWNHSTHLPGLISVLETLLVQESQIRTVTPGRLSAVRSHAPQLRVKVSVSIRGGYKLIARKGKSAQEVFVLTTLEHAQLENALEQAIKSRRHL
- the clpS gene encoding ATP-dependent Clp protease adapter ClpS encodes the protein MAVSTLVMPRATSASPTLAPEKTGQVTRKPYPNYKIIVLNDDFNTFQHVAECLMKYVPSMSSDRAWKLTNQIHNEGQATVWVGPLEQAELYHSQLSRAGLTMAPLEQA
- a CDS encoding NAD(P)(+) transhydrogenase (Re/Si-specific) subunit beta, which codes for MSNNLLTVAYIAASILFILSLGGLSNQETAKRGNLYGIAGMVIAVVATALTAQVTGYGVLVTSMVPAILIGALIAARAAMTAMPQLVGLLNGFGGLAAVLVGYASYLHPDPSLVGVEFTIHKIEVFIGVFIGTVTFIGSLVACGKLQGLVTSKAVLLPARHWVNIAMLLAVVGLGYPYMIAAEAAGLIPLGIMTAITTVLGVTLVIAIGGADMPVVISILNSYSGWGAAAAGFMLSNDLLIITGALVGSSGMILSYIMCRAMNRSFASVLLGGFGATSSSSSKAAQGEATATSVEDTVELLNAAESVIIVPGYGMAVAQAQHAVAEITQIMRDRGTQVRFGIHPVAGRLPGHMNVLLAEANVPYDIVLEMDELNDDFPATDVVLVIGANDTVNPSALEDPESAIAGMPVLEVWKAQTVVVLKRSLSAGYAGVANPLFYKENTQMLFGDARANVNAILSQLMPTTAATPEKALASAR